A DNA window from Mucilaginibacter xinganensis contains the following coding sequences:
- a CDS encoding 2'-5' RNA ligase family protein: MTTYVDYLMIICLPSELVKEISRYKQASVNAIGHFEAMHTPAYITITHQVRCKPFLAQPAIARMEQRISSLPPAELYLNGFGYFSHGSAAKTIYAQIEPTQRNENWFKLLAMQMGIKLKDFTPNVTIVKNIPATTFNKLWPNFHNRKFKYPFTVNSLTILHKDTFTEHDEWRVYRELSFGNKLSAF, encoded by the coding sequence ATGACGACCTATGTTGATTATTTGATGATTATTTGCTTGCCATCCGAACTGGTTAAGGAAATCAGCAGGTATAAGCAGGCGTCGGTAAATGCAATAGGTCATTTCGAGGCGATGCACACACCGGCTTATATCACCATAACCCATCAGGTACGGTGCAAGCCATTTTTGGCACAGCCTGCAATAGCGCGCATGGAGCAAAGAATTAGTAGCCTGCCACCCGCTGAACTCTACTTGAACGGCTTTGGTTATTTTAGCCACGGCAGCGCTGCCAAAACCATATACGCACAAATTGAACCAACGCAACGAAATGAAAATTGGTTTAAATTGTTAGCCATGCAAATGGGTATAAAACTAAAGGATTTTACCCCGAACGTTACCATCGTTAAAAATATCCCGGCAACCACGTTTAATAAGCTTTGGCCCAATTTTCATAACCGGAAGTTTAAATACCCGTTTACCGTGAACAGCCTCACTATTTTACACAAAGATACGTTTACAGAACATGACGAATGGAGAGTTTACCGTGAGTTAAGCTTTGGTAATAAGCTATCCGCGTTTTAA
- a CDS encoding Rossmann-fold NAD(P)-binding domain-containing protein, translated as MKLFSSVNDVDDVNALVKEALKLKQFPYAHKSLGENKTMALVFLNPSLRTRMSTQKAALNLGMNVMVLNMDKEGWALELRDNVIMNGNTVEHIREAAAVMGQYADIIGVRSFPGLKNREEDYSEMIFNKFVEFCGVPVVSLESATRHPLQSLADLVTIEELKTRSKPRVVLTWAPHIKPLPQAVPNSFAEWMCKADVDFTIAHPAGYELCGDFTNGAKITHNQDEALADADFIYVKNWSAYEPYGKILPGNQDWMLTNEKLKITNNAKVMHCLPVRRNLELSDEILDGASSVVVHEAANRVWAAQAVLKRMLEGLS; from the coding sequence ATGAAACTATTTTCTTCTGTAAACGACGTTGATGACGTTAATGCTCTTGTTAAAGAAGCATTAAAGCTTAAGCAGTTCCCTTATGCACATAAAAGCCTTGGCGAGAACAAAACTATGGCGCTTGTTTTTTTAAACCCCAGCCTGCGTACCCGTATGAGCACCCAAAAAGCGGCGCTTAACCTGGGCATGAACGTAATGGTGCTGAATATGGATAAAGAGGGTTGGGCTTTGGAATTGCGCGATAATGTAATAATGAACGGGAATACTGTTGAACATATCCGTGAAGCAGCGGCGGTTATGGGGCAATATGCTGATATCATTGGGGTGCGCTCGTTCCCGGGTTTAAAAAACCGTGAGGAAGATTATAGCGAGATGATTTTCAACAAGTTTGTTGAGTTTTGCGGCGTGCCTGTAGTTAGTCTTGAATCAGCTACCCGCCATCCGCTGCAGAGCCTGGCCGACCTGGTTACTATTGAAGAATTAAAAACCCGCAGCAAACCAAGGGTGGTATTAACCTGGGCTCCGCATATAAAACCGCTGCCTCAGGCTGTACCGAATTCATTTGCCGAATGGATGTGCAAGGCTGATGTTGATTTTACTATAGCCCATCCGGCCGGATACGAACTTTGTGGCGATTTTACAAACGGTGCTAAAATAACTCATAACCAGGATGAGGCTTTGGCTGATGCAGACTTCATTTATGTAAAAAACTGGTCGGCTTATGAACCTTACGGCAAAATTTTACCGGGCAACCAGGATTGGATGCTTACCAACGAAAAACTGAAGATTACTAATAACGCAAAAGTTATGCACTGCCTGCCGGTGAGGCGTAATTTAGAGCTATCTGATGAAATCTTAGACGGAGCAAGCTCTGTAGTGGTGCATGAGGCGGCTAACCGGGTTTGGGCGGCGCAAGCAGTGCTGAAACGAATGCTGGAAGGACTGAGTTAA
- a CDS encoding 2'-5' RNA ligase family protein produces MTGYQDYLIVLSPPDSIKKKIKRYKDDSAAIIGEYDSHYSKGHISIQQWPRKKPVWIDAMMPKLERELLSLPPLVVNIKGFDFFHHEDNPTIYARMDQTALTAIWYKQLKRFFSGGSFVPHITIARSIPAPAFKKLWPYLSKQEWNEEFKIDKLTILRRDTIGHDKSYKIYRELPFNRRLDFYNYTQSKVKTPVTTEKPVNTQQFSLF; encoded by the coding sequence ATGACAGGTTACCAGGATTATTTAATAGTGTTATCTCCTCCGGATAGCATCAAAAAAAAGATAAAAAGATATAAAGACGACAGCGCCGCCATTATTGGCGAATATGACAGTCATTATTCAAAAGGTCACATCAGCATTCAGCAATGGCCGCGTAAAAAGCCGGTATGGATAGACGCAATGATGCCCAAACTGGAACGCGAGCTATTAAGCCTTCCTCCGCTTGTTGTTAATATTAAGGGCTTCGATTTTTTCCATCACGAGGACAATCCCACCATTTATGCGCGGATGGATCAAACAGCTTTAACAGCTATTTGGTACAAACAACTGAAAAGGTTTTTTAGTGGCGGCAGCTTTGTTCCGCATATCACGATTGCCCGAAGTATCCCTGCGCCGGCATTTAAAAAACTATGGCCCTACCTGAGCAAACAGGAATGGAACGAAGAATTTAAGATAGATAAACTAACCATACTAAGAAGAGATACCATCGGTCATGATAAAAGCTATAAAATATACCGGGAATTACCGTTTAACCGTCGCCTGGATTTTTATAATTACACCCAATCAAAGGTAAAAACGCCTGTTACAACAGAAAAACCTGTTAATACACAGCAATTTAGCCTTTTTTAA
- the argC gene encoding N-acetyl-gamma-glutamyl-phosphate reductase: MEKVRAGIVGGAGYTGGEMLRILINHPNVEISFVHSSSNAGNHVYDVHTDLFGDTDLKFAAELAYNIDVLFLCVGHGDARKFLEANPIPDHIKIIDLSQDFRLLPNAKLKTKNFIYGLPELNREAIKQAGNIANPGCFATCLQLGLIPLASKGLLNSEVHITATTGSTGAGQSPSATTHFTWRNDNLSVYKAFEHQHLNEIGQSLKQLQPAFGKAINFIPYRGDFTRGIIASTYLDTDLSEADALKLYHQYYDAHPFTHVTSRDIDLKQIVNTNKCFIQVKKHGNKLLIISILDNLLKGASGQAVQNMNLMFGLDEKAGLKLKATGF, encoded by the coding sequence ATGGAAAAAGTAAGAGCAGGTATAGTTGGAGGAGCGGGTTATACTGGTGGCGAAATGCTGCGGATCCTGATCAACCACCCGAACGTGGAGATATCGTTCGTACACAGCAGCAGCAATGCCGGCAACCATGTTTACGACGTACATACCGATCTGTTTGGCGATACCGATCTGAAATTTGCTGCAGAACTGGCTTATAATATTGATGTGCTCTTTTTATGTGTAGGGCACGGAGACGCCAGGAAGTTCTTAGAAGCCAATCCTATTCCTGATCACATTAAAATAATAGACCTCAGCCAGGACTTCAGGCTGTTGCCGAATGCAAAACTGAAAACAAAAAATTTCATTTACGGCTTGCCTGAATTAAACCGGGAAGCTATTAAACAAGCAGGAAATATTGCTAACCCGGGTTGCTTTGCCACATGCTTACAGTTAGGGCTGATACCATTAGCGTCAAAGGGGTTATTAAACAGCGAGGTACATATTACCGCCACCACAGGATCAACCGGTGCCGGACAAAGCCCGTCGGCCACTACGCATTTTACCTGGCGCAATGATAACCTTTCGGTTTACAAGGCATTTGAACATCAGCATTTAAATGAGATTGGCCAGTCGTTGAAACAATTACAACCAGCTTTTGGTAAGGCAATAAACTTTATTCCCTATCGCGGCGATTTTACGCGCGGCATAATTGCGTCAACGTACCTTGATACAGACCTGTCAGAAGCAGATGCATTAAAGCTGTATCATCAATATTATGATGCACATCCATTTACGCATGTAACCAGCCGCGATATCGACCTGAAACAAATTGTGAATACCAACAAATGTTTTATCCAGGTAAAGAAACATGGAAATAAACTATTGATTATAAGTATTTTAGATAATCTGCTTAAAGGAGCATCCGGCCAGGCAGTGCAGAATATGAACCTGATGTTTGGCCTTGATGAAAAAGCCGGACTAAAGCTGAAAGCAACAGGCTTTTAA
- a CDS encoding N-acetyltransferase, with amino-acid sequence MIKDFDIQVATAQHADFAPQICDEMAESAKARGTGIAQRSPEYVANKMLEGKAVIAFHKDGTWAGFCYIETWSHGDFVANSGLIVSPQFRKEGLAKAIKESIFNLSRTKYPNAKIFGLTTGLAVMKINSELGYEPVTYSELTQDEDFWAGCKSCVNYDILMSKGRKNCMCTAMLFDPAEKQKEYEDKMKKITHKATLLERIENAIKKRIEKFTYSTT; translated from the coding sequence ATGATTAAAGATTTTGATATACAGGTAGCAACCGCGCAGCACGCAGACTTTGCACCGCAGATCTGCGATGAGATGGCTGAATCTGCAAAAGCTCGCGGTACAGGCATAGCCCAGCGCTCGCCTGAATACGTTGCTAATAAAATGCTCGAAGGCAAAGCAGTTATTGCTTTTCATAAAGATGGTACATGGGCAGGTTTCTGCTACATAGAAACCTGGAGCCATGGCGATTTTGTGGCTAACTCCGGTTTGATTGTTAGTCCCCAATTTAGGAAAGAAGGCCTGGCAAAGGCAATTAAAGAAAGCATCTTCAATCTGTCGCGCACAAAATACCCCAATGCAAAGATTTTTGGCTTAACAACGGGCCTAGCGGTAATGAAGATAAATTCAGAATTGGGTTATGAACCAGTCACTTATTCTGAGCTTACCCAGGACGAGGATTTTTGGGCTGGCTGTAAAAGCTGTGTAAACTACGACATTCTGATGAGCAAGGGCCGCAAAAACTGTATGTGCACAGCAATGTTGTTTGACCCTGCTGAAAAACAGAAGGAATACGAGGACAAGATGAAGAAGATAACCCACAAAGCAACTTTGCTGGAGCGCATTGAAAATGCGATTAAAAAACGAATAGAGAAGTTTACGTACAGCACTACTTAG
- a CDS encoding FMN-binding negative transcriptional regulator — MYIPSFNKFSNNQEAIIFMQRYSFAAIITVKDGIPSATHLPFLVTEIDGQLILFSHFAKANPQSADIINNRALVIFTEPHAYISTANYEKDLNVPTWNYLAVHAYGNCFLLEGEAEKAELLKNTISNYEVGYLKQYESLPDDYKLKMMKGIVGFQIIVDDLQAKKKLSQNRTEKERENIIEQLEDSSNTSEKEIAEYMKSLDKKH, encoded by the coding sequence GTGTATATACCATCTTTCAACAAATTTTCCAATAATCAGGAAGCCATAATTTTTATGCAGCGGTACAGTTTCGCTGCAATTATTACGGTTAAGGATGGGATTCCTTCCGCGACACATTTGCCATTCCTTGTAACAGAAATTGACGGCCAATTAATTTTATTTTCTCATTTTGCAAAGGCAAATCCACAATCTGCAGACATCATAAATAACCGGGCCCTGGTGATATTTACAGAGCCACATGCCTACATTTCCACTGCGAACTATGAAAAAGATCTGAATGTACCTACATGGAACTACTTAGCGGTTCATGCGTACGGTAATTGTTTTTTATTAGAGGGTGAGGCAGAAAAAGCGGAGCTGTTAAAAAACACCATCAGCAATTACGAGGTTGGCTATTTAAAACAATATGAGAGCCTGCCTGATGATTACAAGCTAAAAATGATGAAAGGCATTGTGGGCTTTCAAATTATTGTGGACGATTTGCAGGCTAAAAAGAAACTCAGCCAAAACAGAACGGAAAAGGAACGGGAAAATATTATAGAACAACTGGAAGATTCAAGCAATACCAGCGAAAAGGAAATAGCGGAGTATATGAAATCGCTTGACAAAAAACACTAA
- a CDS encoding cation:proton antiporter, with protein MGLFLIIALLIIVSAFYSYINARFIKLPGTIGIITIAIIVSVITIVIDKLDPSVARYLTLLAKNINFSGTVLNIMLGFLLFAGSFNSNTKRLKRELRPVFVLSTLSVILSTAAFGVLFYYGTMLFNIHMSFVYCLLFGALISPTDPVAVGAIIKNSKLPSNIATIISGESLFNDGVGLVLFITILEAINSGVDNVSFTQTALLFLREVLGGVVLGVILGFIAFRLMKSINDFQTIVLVSLSVVMSASVIASYLNLSIPLSVVSAGLFMGNRTINSDEKERSHEALEKFWQLIDEMLNTILFVMIGLQMVNLPYITNYWLTGGIAIVLILIARWLSIILPLTFLRRSLDVNYKSINILTWAGVRGGISIALALSLPFSPYRHVILCGSYFIVIFSIVVQGLTLNKLIDSSLKEKGTN; from the coding sequence ATGGGACTGTTTTTAATTATTGCCCTGCTGATAATCGTCAGCGCTTTTTATTCATATATTAACGCCCGCTTTATTAAATTGCCGGGAACCATTGGTATTATCACAATAGCCATTATTGTATCTGTTATCACTATTGTTATTGATAAACTAGACCCGTCGGTAGCACGCTATCTTACATTATTAGCTAAGAATATAAATTTTTCAGGTACTGTTTTAAATATAATGCTGGGGTTCCTGCTTTTTGCGGGTTCATTTAACTCAAATACCAAGCGGCTTAAGCGTGAACTGCGACCAGTATTTGTTTTAAGCACACTTAGTGTAATCCTATCCACCGCTGCCTTTGGCGTACTGTTTTATTATGGTACAATGCTGTTTAATATTCACATGTCTTTTGTTTATTGTCTCTTATTTGGTGCGCTGATCTCGCCTACAGACCCGGTTGCAGTGGGGGCTATAATTAAAAATTCAAAATTGCCTTCAAATATTGCAACCATTATTTCGGGCGAATCATTATTTAATGATGGGGTAGGCCTTGTCCTTTTTATAACTATCCTTGAGGCTATAAACTCAGGAGTTGATAACGTGAGTTTTACGCAAACAGCGCTGTTGTTTTTAAGAGAAGTTCTTGGTGGTGTTGTGCTTGGGGTGATATTAGGTTTTATCGCGTTCAGGTTAATGAAATCTATCAATGATTTTCAAACAATCGTATTGGTTTCATTATCGGTGGTTATGAGTGCTTCAGTTATCGCGTCATACCTGAACTTATCTATTCCCTTGTCGGTGGTTTCGGCAGGATTGTTTATGGGGAACCGCACAATTAATAGCGATGAAAAGGAACGGTCGCACGAAGCACTGGAAAAATTCTGGCAACTTATCGACGAGATGCTGAACACCATTTTATTTGTTATGATAGGTCTTCAAATGGTGAATCTCCCGTATATCACCAATTACTGGCTAACCGGCGGAATAGCTATTGTGCTGATATTGATAGCCCGATGGCTCAGTATTATATTACCGCTCACATTTCTTCGCCGCAGTTTGGATGTTAACTACAAAAGTATCAATATCTTAACCTGGGCCGGGGTAAGAGGAGGGATTTCCATTGCGCTTGCGTTATCATTGCCGTTTAGTCCGTATAGGCATGTTATTTTATGCGGTAGTTATTTTATTGTTATATTTTCAATTGTAGTGCAAGGGTTGACGTTGAACAAACTCATTGATTCATCGTTGAAGGAAAAAGGGACGAATTAA
- a CDS encoding YpdA family putative bacillithiol disulfide reductase — translation MLDILIIGGGPIGLACGLKAQKAGLSFLIIEKGCLVNSLYNYPSTMTFFSTSEKLEIGGIPFVTVNNKPTRSEALEYYRRVSTSNQLPVNLFEEVTGLAKQDDNFTVTTSKGTYHAKKIILSTGFYDIPVKLDIPGENLLKVKHYYKDPHYYAMQKVVVVGSSNSAIDVALETYRKGAEVTLVIRGAEVSDRVKYWVRPDIINRIKEGSIRAYFNSHLNAIRENEVDIETPDGSVTIPNDFVMAMTGYKPNFAFLKKLGINLTEDKFIPSYNLETMETNQPGLYLAGVVCGGLDTHLWFIENSRVHAEMIIDDIISKR, via the coding sequence ATGCTTGATATTCTCATTATAGGCGGCGGCCCCATCGGATTAGCATGCGGACTCAAAGCTCAAAAAGCCGGTTTAAGCTTTTTAATTATTGAAAAAGGCTGCCTGGTTAATTCATTATATAATTACCCCTCTACCATGACGTTTTTCTCCACCTCCGAGAAGCTGGAGATTGGCGGCATTCCCTTTGTAACAGTAAATAACAAACCTACCCGTTCTGAAGCGTTGGAATATTACCGCAGGGTGTCAACGTCCAATCAATTGCCTGTAAACTTATTTGAGGAAGTTACCGGACTTGCAAAGCAGGATGATAATTTTACCGTTACTACCAGCAAGGGAACTTACCATGCAAAAAAAATCATTCTTTCTACCGGGTTTTATGACATTCCTGTAAAGCTGGACATCCCCGGCGAAAACCTGCTAAAAGTTAAACACTATTATAAAGATCCTCACTATTATGCTATGCAAAAAGTGGTTGTAGTGGGATCAAGCAACTCCGCTATTGACGTAGCCTTGGAAACCTACCGAAAAGGTGCGGAAGTAACGCTCGTGATAAGGGGTGCAGAAGTTAGCGACAGAGTGAAGTACTGGGTACGTCCGGACATCATCAACAGGATTAAAGAAGGCAGTATCAGAGCTTATTTTAACTCCCATTTAAATGCTATCCGTGAAAATGAAGTGGATATTGAAACGCCTGATGGATCAGTTACGATTCCGAATGATTTTGTTATGGCGATGACCGGCTATAAACCCAATTTTGCTTTTCTAAAAAAACTGGGCATCAACCTTACTGAAGACAAGTTTATCCCGAGTTACAACCTTGAAACTATGGAAACTAACCAGCCTGGGCTTTACCTTGCAGGCGTAGTTTGCGGGGGACTTGATACCCATTTGTGGTTCATTGAAAACTCAAGGGTGCATGCAGAAATGATAATAGATGACATAATTTCAAAGCGCTGA
- a CDS encoding aspartate aminotransferase family protein: MKLFDVYPVNPINIVKGQGSLVYDDKGTEYLDLYGGHAVISIGHTNPHYVKRLEDQLHKIGFYSNSIEIPIQKELAEKLGHVSGKEDYQLFLCNSGAEANENALKLASFYNGKKKVITFKGAFHGRTSLAVAVTDNPKIIAPVNETDNAIFLPWKDEAALAQAFAEHEISSVIIEGIQGVGGIQVAPESFLQKIRSLCDTHNAVFIADSVQCGYGRTGKFFSHDFAGVNADIYTMAKGMGNGFPVGGIIISPKIQPAYGMLGTTFGGNHLACAAGLAVLEVMEQDNLVQNAATVGGYLISELKKFKQVSEVRGRGLMIGIELPAEFAHVRKELLFKHHIFTGEAKPNVVRLLPALNLTKAYADRFLEAFTTVLNQ, translated from the coding sequence ATGAAATTATTTGACGTTTATCCTGTCAATCCGATTAATATAGTTAAAGGACAAGGCAGTTTAGTTTATGATGATAAAGGAACCGAATACCTTGATCTTTATGGCGGACATGCCGTTATCTCTATTGGGCACACTAATCCACATTATGTAAAACGACTTGAGGATCAGCTACATAAGATCGGATTTTACTCAAACTCCATAGAAATACCGATTCAGAAAGAACTGGCTGAAAAACTTGGGCACGTTTCGGGAAAAGAAGATTACCAGTTGTTTTTATGCAATTCAGGCGCGGAAGCAAACGAAAATGCATTAAAGCTGGCGTCGTTTTATAACGGCAAAAAGAAAGTAATTACTTTTAAGGGTGCCTTTCACGGGCGTACGTCTTTGGCCGTTGCGGTTACCGATAACCCAAAAATCATAGCGCCCGTTAATGAAACGGATAATGCCATCTTTCTGCCCTGGAAAGACGAAGCCGCATTGGCGCAGGCTTTTGCTGAACATGAGATCTCATCGGTTATCATTGAAGGAATTCAGGGTGTAGGCGGGATCCAGGTAGCGCCTGAAAGCTTTCTTCAAAAAATAAGATCGCTATGTGATACCCACAATGCTGTTTTTATTGCGGATAGTGTACAATGTGGTTATGGCCGAACCGGTAAGTTTTTTTCACATGATTTTGCCGGCGTTAACGCTGATATTTATACCATGGCAAAAGGCATGGGCAATGGCTTTCCAGTAGGAGGCATCATTATATCTCCAAAAATTCAACCCGCTTATGGCATGCTTGGAACCACCTTTGGTGGCAATCATTTAGCATGTGCAGCTGGGTTAGCAGTGCTGGAGGTGATGGAGCAGGATAACCTGGTGCAAAACGCAGCTACTGTTGGCGGCTATTTGATAAGTGAGCTTAAAAAATTCAAACAGGTTAGTGAAGTTAGGGGCCGCGGGTTGATGATAGGAATTGAGTTGCCTGCCGAATTTGCGCACGTACGTAAAGAACTTTTATTTAAGCACCATATATTTACCGGTGAAGCTAAACCAAACGTAGTAAGGTTACTACCTGCGCTTAACTTAACAAAAGCATATGCCGACAGATTTTTAGAAGCATTTACTACCGTATTAAATCAATAA
- the argG gene encoding argininosuccinate synthase: MKKKVVLAYSGGLDTSFCCIYLTQDLGYEVHSVIVNTGGFNDEELKSVEERAYKMGVTSHHVVDETENFYNTCVRFLIYGNVLKNNTYPLSVSAERVSQATAIANYAKEIGAEFVAHGSTGAGNDQVRFDMIFNILVPEVQIITPIRDLKLSREAEIQYLKEHGVEMNFEKAKYSINKGIWGTSVGGKETLTSNLGLPEEAWPTQVTSTGVKNLELIFEKGELVGIDNERYDHPTKAIQALQAIAQPYGIGRDIHVGDTIIGIKGRVGFEAAAPMIIIKAHHTLEKHVLTKWQLSWKDQLSSFYGNWLHEGQFHDPIMRNIEAFLTDTQHNVTGKVFVQLHPYRFQVIGIESAHDLMSNKFGSYGEMNNSWSGEDVKGFSKIFGNQVMIYHKVNS, from the coding sequence ATGAAAAAAAAGGTTGTTTTGGCTTATAGCGGAGGTTTGGATACCTCATTCTGTTGCATTTACTTAACTCAGGATTTAGGTTATGAGGTTCATTCGGTAATAGTAAATACCGGTGGCTTCAACGACGAAGAACTTAAAAGCGTAGAAGAACGCGCTTACAAAATGGGCGTTACGTCGCACCATGTGGTTGACGAAACAGAAAACTTTTACAATACCTGTGTTCGCTTTTTGATCTATGGTAATGTTTTAAAAAACAATACTTATCCCCTTTCAGTAAGTGCCGAGCGCGTTAGCCAGGCAACGGCTATTGCAAATTATGCCAAAGAAATAGGTGCAGAATTTGTAGCACACGGCAGCACCGGCGCCGGTAACGACCAGGTCCGTTTTGATATGATCTTCAATATCCTTGTTCCTGAAGTGCAGATCATCACCCCTATCCGCGACTTAAAACTGAGCCGCGAAGCGGAGATCCAGTATCTGAAAGAGCATGGTGTGGAAATGAACTTTGAAAAGGCCAAATACTCTATTAATAAAGGCATCTGGGGCACTTCTGTAGGTGGTAAAGAAACCCTTACATCAAACCTAGGATTACCGGAGGAAGCATGGCCTACGCAAGTTACCTCAACCGGGGTAAAAAACCTGGAGTTGATTTTTGAAAAAGGCGAATTGGTGGGGATTGATAATGAAAGATACGATCACCCAACAAAAGCTATCCAGGCACTACAGGCCATTGCACAGCCTTACGGCATAGGCAGGGATATACATGTAGGTGATACCATTATTGGAATCAAAGGCCGCGTAGGCTTTGAGGCTGCTGCACCAATGATCATCATAAAGGCGCACCACACCCTTGAAAAACACGTACTTACCAAATGGCAACTGTCATGGAAAGATCAATTGTCTTCGTTCTATGGCAACTGGTTGCATGAAGGCCAGTTCCATGATCCAATTATGCGCAATATAGAGGCATTTTTAACAGATACCCAGCACAATGTGACAGGCAAGGTATTTGTGCAACTGCACCCTTATCGGTTCCAGGTTATTGGTATCGAGTCGGCGCATGATTTAATGTCAAATAAATTTGGCAGCTATGGCGAAATGAACAATTCGTGGAGCGGTGAAGATGTTAAAGGCTTCTCAAAGATTTTTGGCAACCAGGTAATGATCTATCATAAAGTTAATTCATAA